A region of the Neomicrococcus lactis genome:
TGACCAGCCGATTGTTCGGATCTAATTCTTCTGCGCTCGTAGCCATCTTGGCTGGTATGTGTGGCTTCATTGTGGTGCTGGCGACGGAGAACCGTCGGTACCAGATCTCGCATGCTGAGCGCCGCGCGCTCCGCGGCAAGCCCACCGAATTCTAGGACCGGAGCGCAGTGACGCGACCCTTCTTGGTGATTTCGACCCGAGAATCAGATGCAGCGACTCAAGACGAGCTGCGTAGCACCCTCCATCTTTCTGGGCTGACCGCGGATCAAGTAGTTCATTGGCGCCTTGAGCGCGATCCCCTGCCGCCACTGTCCGAATTGCAGCCGGAGAATTTTTCCGGCTTCATCATTGGTGGCAGCCCGTTCAATGCATCTGACACGGAGAAGTCCGCAGTACAGCTGCGCGTTGAAGCGGATCTGGCCCGTCTGTTGGACTGGATCGTGGAACACGACGCCCCTTTCTTAGGCGAGTGCTACGGAGTGGGAACGCTCGGCGTACATCAGGGCGCCACGATCGATCGTTCGTACCCTGAACCGGTCGGCAGCACCTGGGTCACGCTCACCGAGGCTGGCTTGGCGGATCCAATTTTGGCTGGCGTCCCGCAAGAGTTCGGTGCTTTCGTGGGGCACAAGGAATCCGTGAGCGCGCTGCCGGACCACGCCGTTCTGCTGGCCACCTCAGGTCCGGCGCCAGTGCAGATGTTCAAGATTCAGAACCATCAGTACGCCACCCAGTTCCATCCCGAACTGGATCAAGAGGGCCTCATCACGCGCATCGGAATCTACGCGCATGCGGGGTATTTTCCGCCCGAAGATGCCGAGCAGCTCGTTGAGCGCACGCGCCAACAAGACCATCCGTGGCCGCGCGTGATCCTCCAGAATTTCGTGCGCCTCTACGGATCTGGGGAATAGCACTCACTCGAAGTCAGTTGGCCCCACTGTGAGCAAACTATTTTCCCCTGTGACTATCCGTACCCTCGAAGGCGACGGCCTGACTCTGCGCAACCGCAGCGTGCTGGCTCCAATGTGCACTTACTCCGTCACCGCGAAGGACGGCGTTCCTTCCGATTGGCACCTCGTGCATCTTGGCGCACGCGCCAACGGCGGCTTTGGCCTGATCATCGCCGAAGCAACCGGCGTGAGCCCAGAAGCTCGCATCTCGGACCAGGACTTGGGTCTGTGGAACGACGAGCAGCGCGATGCCTTCAAGCGCATCACCAACTACTTACACTCCTACGGAGCGGCAGCCGGCATTCAGTTGGCCCACGCGGGCGGCAAAGCTTCGACCTACCCGCACCTCCTCGAATACGTGGACTCGGACCGCAAGGGTTCCATCCCCGAAGAGCAGGGCGGCTGGGAAACCGTTGGCCCGTCCGAGACGGACATCCACCGCCTGCGCAGCCCTCGCGAAATGACCGCTGAGGACATCCAGAAGGTCATCAAGGACTTCACCGATGCTGCCCGCCGCGCTGACGAGGCCGGATTCGACTTCATCCAGATCCACGCCGCGCACGGCTACCTCATCCACCAGTTCCTCTCCCCGCTGACCAACAAGCGTGAGGACGAATGGGGCGGCTCCTTCGAGAACCGCACCCGTTTGGCACTTGAGGTCGTCAAGGCTGTCCGCGAAGTCTGGCCACAGAACAAGGCTCTGGGTATCCGCTTCTCCGGCACGGACTGGGTGGAGGAAGGCTGGACGATCGAAGAGACCATTCAGCTCTCGCATCTCGTGGCCGATCTGGGCGTGACGGCGATTGACCTTTCGAGCGCTGGCATCGGCCAGTACTTCGGCCCGATGGGTCCGGGCTACCAGACCCAGCTCGCCGCTCAGGTGAAGAAGTCCTTCGAAGGCCAGGACATGTTTGTCACCGCGGTGGGATTCATTACGACGGCGGAGCAGGCCGAAACGCTCTTGATGACGGATCAGGCTGATGGCATCAGCATCGCCCGAGCCGCCCTCAACGATCCACACTGGGCAGCCAACGCCGCCAAGACGCTGGGTGTCACGGCAAAAGAAGATCCGCGCGCAGCACAATACTGGCGCGGATCTTGGTAAAGCGTTTCTAGCTAGTTAGCCCTTAAGGCGCCGGGAGTTCTTCCGGCGCCTTTTTGCCGGGCATGAAGAAGCACAGCACCACCATGAGCACGGATACGATGGCCGCAGCCGTGTAGCCGTGCTGCAATCCGGAGACCTCAGCCGTGATGGGATCAGCACCCTGAGCAACCGCTGCGGCCGTTCCGGACACCATCAATCCAATGAGCAGAGCCGTTCCGGCTGCGCCACCCAATTGCTGCAAAGCACTCAACAAGGCGGAGCCGTGCGAATGCAAAGAGTGCGGCAATGGGTTCAATGCCGTGGTGAACAGTGGCGTGAAGAGCAGCGCGAAGGACATGTTCATGGTGAACATGAGCGCCAGAATCAGCCAGATCGGTGTGGACGCATCGAAGCGCGTGAACTGCCACAGCACCAAGGACAAGAGGATCGAGCCCGGGACCACCAAGGAGCGGGCACCGATCTTGTCATACCAGCGGCCCACAAACGGTGCCAGCACGCCCATGAGAATGCCACCCGGAAGCAACATCAGACCGGTCTGCAAAGTGGACAGCCCGCGCACTTGCTGCAGGTAGAGCGGCGCCAAGATGATGACGCCGAACAGAGCCACCATCGCCAACACCATGGTGATGAGCGACAGCGTGTACTCGCGGTAGGTGAAC
Encoded here:
- a CDS encoding glutamine amidotransferase; the protein is MTRPFLVISTRESDAATQDELRSTLHLSGLTADQVVHWRLERDPLPPLSELQPENFSGFIIGGSPFNASDTEKSAVQLRVEADLARLLDWIVEHDAPFLGECYGVGTLGVHQGATIDRSYPEPVGSTWVTLTEAGLADPILAGVPQEFGAFVGHKESVSALPDHAVLLATSGPAPVQMFKIQNHQYATQFHPELDQEGLITRIGIYAHAGYFPPEDAEQLVERTRQQDHPWPRVILQNFVRLYGSGE
- a CDS encoding NADH:flavin oxidoreductase/NADH oxidase, whose product is MSKLFSPVTIRTLEGDGLTLRNRSVLAPMCTYSVTAKDGVPSDWHLVHLGARANGGFGLIIAEATGVSPEARISDQDLGLWNDEQRDAFKRITNYLHSYGAAAGIQLAHAGGKASTYPHLLEYVDSDRKGSIPEEQGGWETVGPSETDIHRLRSPREMTAEDIQKVIKDFTDAARRADEAGFDFIQIHAAHGYLIHQFLSPLTNKREDEWGGSFENRTRLALEVVKAVREVWPQNKALGIRFSGTDWVEEGWTIEETIQLSHLVADLGVTAIDLSSAGIGQYFGPMGPGYQTQLAAQVKKSFEGQDMFVTAVGFITTAEQAETLLMTDQADGISIARAALNDPHWAANAAKTLGVTAKEDPRAAQYWRGSW